A genomic segment from Bradyrhizobium sp. CB1015 encodes:
- a CDS encoding DUF4153 domain-containing protein — MTSLASTTDIQPIRPSALSAKLATALLLAALADWLFYGQRIGLSLTLFAIATACVSMLFNHAALNLRRAAIGGAILTLGVVPAVEELNTLSFLILVATLTIALLLATNPDTTELTDRARALRNFLLLGPFRFFLDAPQVFNMSAFTRGVALWLMPAALGIVFVALFAAANPVIEQWVSLLNPKVIFEYVNTWRVLFWALMLALVWPFIHVRWRTKTIVTTAVADGPVPPPLPPVVSAEFLGPSTILRSLILFNLLFAAQSILDGIYLWGHVALPDNMTYATYAHRGAYPLILTALLAAAFVLVAMRPGGPAEKSKVIRPLVYVWVGQNVLLVASSILRLDLYVGIYMLTYWRIAAFIWMGLVALGLILIVARIALNRSNRWLVGANLIALTIVLYSASLVNFDAFIADYNLMHSSEMGGNGVTVDANYLLTLGPQALPAIDKIIALRGSDSCLAGRRDRLVESHQQDVAWRAWGFRSWRLQRRLDAQAKIQPGNQPAG; from the coding sequence ATGACGAGCCTGGCTTCAACGACGGACATCCAACCGATCAGGCCTTCTGCGCTGTCGGCCAAGCTTGCAACGGCGCTGCTGCTGGCCGCGCTCGCCGACTGGCTGTTCTACGGCCAACGGATTGGACTGTCGCTGACGCTGTTTGCGATCGCGACGGCCTGCGTGTCGATGCTGTTCAATCATGCGGCCCTGAACTTGCGTCGTGCGGCGATCGGCGGCGCGATCCTCACGCTCGGTGTTGTTCCGGCCGTGGAGGAGCTCAACACGCTGTCGTTCCTGATCCTCGTCGCGACGCTGACGATTGCGCTGTTGCTTGCGACCAATCCGGATACGACCGAGCTCACCGACCGCGCCCGCGCGCTGCGCAATTTCCTCCTGCTCGGTCCCTTCAGGTTCTTCCTCGACGCGCCCCAGGTGTTCAACATGTCGGCGTTCACCCGCGGCGTCGCGCTCTGGCTGATGCCTGCGGCGCTCGGCATCGTCTTCGTCGCATTGTTCGCCGCGGCCAATCCGGTGATCGAGCAATGGGTGTCGCTGCTCAATCCCAAGGTCATCTTCGAATATGTCAATACGTGGCGCGTTCTGTTCTGGGCCTTGATGCTGGCTCTGGTCTGGCCGTTCATTCATGTGCGCTGGCGGACGAAGACGATCGTCACCACCGCCGTGGCCGATGGCCCTGTGCCACCGCCGCTACCGCCCGTGGTCTCGGCGGAGTTTCTCGGCCCCTCCACCATCCTGCGCTCGCTGATCCTGTTCAACCTGCTGTTCGCGGCACAGTCCATTCTCGACGGCATCTATCTCTGGGGCCACGTGGCGCTGCCCGACAACATGACTTATGCGACCTACGCCCATCGCGGCGCCTATCCGCTGATCTTAACCGCCCTGCTCGCCGCTGCCTTCGTGCTGGTGGCAATGCGTCCGGGCGGGCCGGCGGAGAAATCGAAAGTGATCCGGCCGCTGGTCTATGTCTGGGTCGGGCAGAACGTGCTGCTGGTCGCCTCCTCCATCCTGCGGCTCGATCTTTACGTCGGCATCTACATGCTGACCTACTGGCGGATCGCGGCCTTCATTTGGATGGGGCTGGTGGCTCTCGGGCTGATCCTGATCGTGGCCCGCATCGCGCTTAACCGGTCCAACCGCTGGCTCGTCGGCGCGAACCTGATCGCGTTAACGATCGTGCTCTATAGTGCCTCGCTGGTGAACTTCGATGCATTCATTGCCGACTACAATCTGATGCACAGCAGCGAAATGGGAGGGAACGGCGTGACGGTCGATGCCAACTACCTCCTCACGCTCGGACCGCAGGCGCTGCCTGCGATCGACAAGATCATCGCGCTTCGCGGTAGTGACTCCTGTCTTGCGGGACGTCGCGATCGGCTTGTAGAAAGTCATCAGCAGGACGTGGCCTGGCGGGCCTGGGGCTTCCGGAGCTGGCGGCTGCAGCGCCGGCTCGACGCTCAGGCCAAAATCCAGCCCGGCAATCAGCCGGCGGGGTGA